Proteins encoded in a region of the Melospiza georgiana isolate bMelGeo1 chromosome 2, bMelGeo1.pri, whole genome shotgun sequence genome:
- the ACE2 gene encoding angiotensin-converting enzyme 2, whose translation MLVHFWLLCSLSAVVTPQDVTQQAQTFLVEFNRRAEDISYENSIASWNYNTNITEENANKMSEAGARWAAFYDEASRNASKFPVDSITDELTKLQIQILQEKGSSVLSPEKYNRLGTVLNTMSTIYSTGTVCKINNPSECLVLEPGLDAIMADSTDYNERLWAWEGWRADVGKMMRPLYEEYVELENEVARLNGYSDYGDYWRANYEATSPENYKYSRDQLIEDVEKTFEQIKPLYEQLHAYVRYKLEQVYGPEHISSTGGLPAHLLGDMWGRFWTNLYALTVPYPAKPNIDVTSAMVEKKWDEIKIFKSAEAFFVSIGLHSMTEGFWNNSMLIEPTDGRKVVCHPTAWDLGKNDYRIKMCTKVTMDDFLTAHHEMGHIEYDMSYAVQPYLLRSGANEGFHEAVGEIMSLSAATPQHLKSLDLLEPTFQDDEETEINFLLKQALTIVGTMPFTYMLEKWRWMVFRGEITKQEWTKRWWEMKRAIVGVVEPVPHDETYCDPAALFHVANDYSFIRYYTRTIYQFQFQEALCKAANHVGPLHKCDITNSTAAGQKLRELLELGRSKPWTQALESITGEKYMNAAPLLHYFEPLYEWLKKNNSGRFIGWKTDWTPYSSNAIKVRISLKSALGDKAYEWDESELFLFKSSVAYAMRKYFAEKKKQKVAFDVTDIHVGELTKRISFYITVSMPGNISDIVPKADVEGAISLSRGRMNEAFRLDDSTLEFVGILPTLAAPYEPPVTIWLIVFGVVIGLVVVGAIALIVTGLRDRKKRARESRGEAGSNHEEMNPYAEEGKRNLGFEPAEETQTSF comes from the exons ATGTTGGTTCACTTCTGGCTTCTTTGCAGCCTGAGTGCTGTTGTGACCCCTCAGGATGTCACACAACAAGCCCAAACGTTTTTAGTAGAGTTTAACAGGAGGGCAGAAGATATCAGCTATGAGAACTCCATTGCCTCATGGAACTACAACACCAACATCACTGAGGAGAATGCCAATAAAATG AGCGAGGCGGGCGCCAGGTGGGCCGCGTTTTACGACGAGGCCTCCAGGAATGCCAGCAAATTCCCAGTGGACAGCATCACGGATGAACTCACCAAGCTCCAGATCCAGATTCTCCAGGAAAAAGGATCATCTGTGCTATCACCAGAAAAGTATAACAGA ctgggcactgtgcTCAATACAATGAGTACCATCTACAGCACTGGGACCGTCTGTAAAATCAACAATCCATCGGAGTGCTTGGTGCTGGAGCCAG GTCTGGATGCTATTATGGCTGACAGCACTGATTATAATGAGAGACTGTGGGCCTGGGAAGGCTGGAGAGCTGATGTTGGCAAAATGATGAGACCATTATATGAAGAGTATGTTGAACTTGAAAATGAGGTTGCAAGGCTTAATG GTTATTCTGACTACGGAGACTACTGGAGAGCAAATTATGAAGCAACGTCTccagaaaattacaaatacagccGTGACCAGCTGATTGAAGATGTGGAGAAGACATTTGAGCAG aTAAAACCTCTGTATGAGCAGCTGCATGCCTATGTGAGATACAAGCTGGAGCAAGTGTATGGCCCTGAGCACATCAGCTCCACTGGAGGCCTGCCTGCTCACTTGCTGG GTGATATGTGGGGTAGATTCTGGACAAATCTGTATGCCTTGACTGTTCCCTATCCAGCCAAACCAAACATCGATGTAACTTCTGCAATGGTTGAAAAG aaatgggatgaaattaaaatattcaaatctgCTGAGGCCTTCTTTGTTTCCATTGGCCTTCATAGCATGACTGAGGGCTTCTGGAATAACTCCATGCTCATAGAGCCGACCGATGGCAGGAAGGTTGTTTGCCATCCTACAGCATGGGACCTGGGCAAAAACGATTACAG GATCAAGATGTGCACCAAAGTGACCATGGATGACTTCCTGACAGCACACCACGAGATGGGGCACATCGAGTACGATATGTCCTACGCAGTGCAGCCCTACCTGCTGAGGAGCGGGGCCAACGAGGGCTTCCACGAAGCTGTGGGGGAAATTATGTCACTCTCTGCAGCCACGCCCCAGCACCTGAAATCCCTTGATCTGCTAGAGCCAACTTTCCAAGATGATGAAG AAACTGAAATCAACTTTCTGCTCAAACAAGCACTAACCATTGTTGGAACAATGCCTTTTACTTACATGCTGGAGAAGTGGAGGTGGATGGTGTTTCGGGGTGAGATTACAAAGCAGGAATGGACCAAACGGTGGTGGGAGATGAA gagAGCCATAGTTGGTGTTGTGGAGCCAGTCCCTCACGATGAAACCTACTGCGACCCTGCCGCGCTGTTTCACGTGGCCAATGACTACTCCTTCATAAG GTATTACACCCGCACCATCTATCAGTTCCAGTTTCAGGAGGCACTTTGCAAGGCAGCCAACCATGTTGGCCCTCTTCACAAATGTGACATTACCAACTCCACTGCAGCTGGGCAGAAGCTCAG AGAATTGCTGGAATTGGGGAGATCCAAGCCCTGGACTCAAGCACTGGAAAGTATAACAGGAGAGAAATACATGAATGCAGCCCCCCTGCTCCACTACTTTGAACCTTTATATGAGTGGCTGAAAAAAAACAATTCTGGAAGATTCATTGGCTGGAAAACAGACTGGACACCAT ATTCCAGCAATGCCATCAAAGTGCGCATCAGCCTGAAGTCAGCTCTGGGGGACAAGGCG TATGAATGGGATGAAAGCGAGCTCTTCTTGTTCAAGTCATCTGTTGCCTATGCCATGAGGAAATACTTTGCagagaagaagaagcagaaagttGCCTTCGA cGTTACAGACATTCATGTTGGGGAATTGACAAAAAGGATCTCCTTCTACATTACTGTCAGCATGCCAGGTAATATCAGTGATATTGTGCCCAAAGCTGACGTGGAAGGTGCCATCAG TTTGTCTCGAGGACGAATGAACGAGGCTTTCAGACTCGATGACAGTACCCTGGAGTTTGTGGGAATCCTTCCAACCCTGGCTGCCCCTTATGAACCACCAGTAACCATCTGGTTAATTGTATTTGGGGTGGTCATTGGTCTGGTTGTCGTTGGAGCTATTGCCTTGATCGTCACTGGGCTGAGAGATCGCAAAAA GAGAGCAAGAGAAAGCAGAGGGGAAGCAGGATCAAATCATGAAGAGATGAACCCTTATgctgaagagggaaaaagaaacctggGCTTTGAGCCAGCTGAAGAGACACAAACATCATTTTAA